The sequence below is a genomic window from Lampris incognitus isolate fLamInc1 chromosome 18, fLamInc1.hap2, whole genome shotgun sequence.
GTTTAGAAAGATTTGAGCCGATCGTGGCATTTTATTGCTAATTCAAAACTAGTATTTAGTGAATGTCATTTATTCATTAACATAGAAATGTGTTAGTTACAACGAGTGAATGTGCACATAATGATGCTCTCTCCCCTCACCTCATGGCAGCTGCAGGAAGGCCACGAGAAGGTTGCAGAGCAGATCAGCAGAGACGTGACTCAGCTCTGCTCCCAGCTGACCGCTCTGTGGAGCTTCTTTTTGGCCTCTGCCGTGCTCAACCCTCACATCCTGTCCTATCTGGCCCAGGAGCACCACACACTCCGGGTGAGAGCCCCGGCTTCCTCAGCAGACAGCAGAccaggaagggaaaaaaaaaatccccttatCCGCTGCATTTTCCATGTGTCTGCACAGATCAGCTGTATTATTTACAGCAGTCAGCATCAGGGGATTGACTGTTTAATGTGATGTACTGTTGACTAGCCTGGGGGACACCATGCTTATTGTTCAGTGCTTTTTACTGCTCTGTAGAGCTTATGAACTACTTAAGCCTTGCTATTGCATTAAATGTGGTTCAAAGGTCAGCATTGTGACAACgatcaaggccgtcattttgatggttttggattttcaaagtttaataaccttgtggggaaaaaaaacagatacagacccgccgctccctgaatgctcctaaaatagcatatatttgcattaaaattagttttagatcaattgcacaaaaaagttatgatatgatctacctaaaacgaccatgagtggtcaaaatggccgctcatAATTTGCACGTCAtggtgcgcatcatgtcactatttatgacgtgtgttggtcgcgtcatttcctccgcaaagttcattgctctgtcctagaaacacactagtgttctccagtacagagaaatagtctaaacttgatttctgattatttccaacatgtctgattaCAGCcgccgttacagatgcaccatgactaccaccgaagcgttgcagtatttacaggcattggacagtggccattttaaattgtttgaaaaatcatattaaagttgttaaaatgttaattttggtgtcagtcgtttcctaacagacatactaacgtatgcagtacattaatatctcaaatgggtatttatcttgacagaatatagagctaaaaaccggcggtcattttgaccgcccatggtcgttttaggcaggagtgaaatcccggtcattctagtgttaacacTAGGCCTACGCTCTCCCGGGTGAGAGAGATCTTTGAATATTACACATGAAATGAGCAGTTCTTAAGATGTCAGTCTTAACTTCAGTGGCTAAAACCTGGATGAGCAGACTAACATCATTTCTGATATAATTTCTGTTGAACCACGAAGATTTTGACTGTTATTTTGAACCCGTTGTCAATCAGCAGCTCTCAAGACTCCCCCGTGTAAAAGTATGTGATCTGTGTTGAATGAGGATAATGAGCATGTTTGCTCTTTTATTAGATTACCTTCAGGGTTTATTGTCATACCTCCAACCACCGCAGAGTTGGGATTTCAATTAGCGTTTATTCTGTAATTATCATCAGGAGAAAAACACATCAGATGGACTCTGCAGTGACTTGTCTTTCCTGGTGTTTGATGTATGCTTTTAATTAGAGCTGCAGAAGAAAAAACCTTGCACAAAGCTTCTGACAAAGTGGAAGTGATTTAGTGATTAAGATAACTGGAATCTGTTGTTGAGTGAGCTCAGTTTTCATGAGTCACTGAAACTCTGCAGATGGTTTACAAAATACTTCACAATAAGAATTTTACACACGTCAAATGTGATCTTTTATCTTGCAGTATCAGTTCTAAGGTTGATTTGCAGCGTGCATGAGATGAGACTTGTTTGTTATGTGTGGAAATGGTAGGTCAGGAGATTTTCAGAGGCGTACTTCTTCACCGAGCACCCAAAAGAGATGTCAATGACCTTCCAAGAGGACCTGTAAGTATCACAAACCAAACTATGGCAGTGCTGTTATTTGAAATCAAATGAAACTTTTTACATTTTCAAATGAAAGATTATATAGGTGGTGGCAAGTGCTATTCTGTTTTactccatccagaatcaacaaacATGGGCAGATCGCTGCAGAGGTGCGGAGCTCAGACTATTTGACCAAAATGCCTCCTTTACCTGTCGAGTGCCTGGACATTGACGGAGACTGCAACAGTCTGCCCATCATCTTCGAGGACAGATATGTAGTGTCTCCAAAAACAGGCAATTATCATTTCAAACataaacaaaaatataaagaTTTATTATTCTGCATTTTTGGGGAGAAATTTTTTTTCTGCAGTCAGAAGTGTTACCCAGGGCGTCcgcgtggcatggcggtctattccgttgcctaccaacacagattgccagttcgaatccccgtattacctccagcttggtttggtgtccctatagacacaattggccgtgtctgcgagtaggaagccggatgtgggtatgtgtcctggttgctgcactagcacctcctctggtcggttgggacatcTGTttatggtgggtgggtgggggggggggactggaggaatagcatgatcctcccacgcactacgtcgccctggggaaattcctcactgtcaggtgaaaagaagcagctggcgactccacatgtattggaggaggcatgtggtagtctgcagccctccccagatcggcagagggggtggatcagcaactgggatggctcgggatgggtataattggggagaaaaaggtggaacccccccccccaaaaaagtgttaCCCAACCATTTTTTATGTGCTTGTTGATTCCAGATTGGGTATCACATGTGCCAACGCTTGCAGCTACCAATGAGCGGACCAGCTCGGactctttcatcatctctgccTGTCAGGGTCCTGAAAGTGTCCAGGACAACGACTCACCAGCAAAACCCCAGGACACCCCAGACAGCAAGGACTGCATGGACCTGCCCGCATATGTCTCCCCTGTAGGAGAGCAAGGCAGGAGCTGCACCAGCAACAGAGGTACCGAGAGCCTGGAGCCTTCTCAGACGGAGCTAGTAGCGGAGGAGGAACCTGAGGAACAAGCCCAGCTTGGAGAATCCTTTACTTCAGGCCCCAGGTATATCACAGTCAGGCCATCAGACGTTGACCCATACAGAGGAGAGGCAGTCGTGGTTCTTCCCCCAAACCACCATCCTCTTACTGACTCAAACACGCCTAACAGCACTGACGCCTCCCCTCTTCACCGTGGAAAAGGAGATACCACAGAACTTTGTGACGCTGTTGAGGTTCTCAGACACAACAATACCGGGAGTAATGAATGCAACGACGAAGAGTCTGATATTGCCATGCCTTTAACTCACTCCATGGATGACGAGAGCGAGGATGCACCTCCTTGCAGCCTGCCCATTGCCCATGCCCATCCTGTCACTGCTCCTTTTTCCGGGGATCTCAGAAAAGAGCTTACTCATCGTGGGGGGCTGGTTTGCCCCAAGATCATGAAACGCTCCTCTTCTGTCATCTCAGACTCTGGCATCGAGAGTGAGCCGAGCTCCGTGACATGGCCGGTGGAGGCTGTGCTGCGAGGGCACCCTCCGAGAGACTTCTCTAGTGAGCATGAAATCCCGCAGCGAATGGTGCGTCGCCATCCGGTCCACCGCAGCTTTCTGGAGGGCCTGCAGATGGAGAGCCATGGTAGCCTACCCAGCGGAGGCATCCAGGCATCGCTCACCTCCATCAGCTCCCTGCCATATGAGGAagaccagcagcagcagaagctCAGCAAATTGACCAAGTCAGTCTCTGCACCCCAGATCAGCAGCCCAGAAGAGCCTGAGCAGGGCCAGGAGGTTCTGAACCAGCAGCTGAAAACAGAGAGCTTATTACAACAGCAGGGGGCTTCTGGGACCACCGGCTCCTCTTTGGAGAGAATCCAGGAAGGGAAGCAGTCGGACGCGGCCCCATCAGGTGAGGGTTCAGCTGCAGAGTGCAGCTGCATTCTCAAAAGCACTGTCAGCTCTGATAACACAAGGCCTCCTGAGTGTCTCTCAGAAACACTCACTATGAAGTCAGTTTTCAGTGGTGTCCCCAAAAGATTGCTATTAGAACAGTCTCTAGAAGGCCTGCATGGTAACAGAAGCACTGTTTTCAGCAGCCAGGTGGAGAGTAAAAACTACCAAGGAGAGAACAGCAAAGTTGTGGAATCAGCGGATGTGCATCTCTTTGAAGTCGAGAGTAATCAGGTTGTGGACGAGTGCCAAAATTTCCATCAGATCCCGCTGCTCGACCTTGAGAGCAAGGAGTGTCTGGATCGCTCCCAAACACCTCCCCAGCCTGAGGTATCAGGAACGGAAGACCCCTGTGAAGCTCAGCACATCTCTAAAAATACCAACACTACACAGAGGCCTAGTGACCTCACAGGGCTCGTAACCAATGAAGTTGTGTCGCCTGCTGACCTCAACGGGCTCCCGACCAATCACAGGGAGCCACCTGTGAACTGTCAGAATAAGCCGTCCAAAATCCCCAACTCGGGCCTGGCTTTTATGAATAAgaaggtggtggaggtggtgaaCATGTCGGTCTCCTGTGCCCCCACCTGCCTGCCCTTCTCCTCTGTTCTGAGAGACTCCCCCTCCGTCAGCGGCATCTCCGCCCGCCAGGCTGTTTCACCCATTACCCATCAGCCCTTAGGCTCTTTCGGAATTATCTCCTCCTCATCACTCAGTGTCATGAGCACGGACGATGAGGCCAATGAGCGCATGCTGAAGTGAGTCGATGCTTTTGCTTAATCCATTACCAGCTGGAGTTAGGGCTGGCCAATATATTGATGTAATATCAATATCATGATATGAGCCTGGATATGGTTTGGGATTTTGGGTCATAATAATATCGCAAAATGACTTAAATTTTGAatttcctggtcttaaaggctgcattacggtaaagtgattcaattttctgaacttattcaactgttttagctgagtgaaattatCAGCGAATGTCTCTACCTGCCTGGTCATCATATCGACATGACTAATGATCACTTCTCAAAACTgtcttgtgtgtaaatatcttatgaacgcaccaatagtcatctcccAAATATTAATCACACTATGAATACGGAGGTATTCGAAAAAATatagtgatatttgattttgtcgatATTGCTAAGAAGCCCTTGTTGGAGATCATGACAGGATGCCGTGTCCAGTGTTTTTATCCTGCAACCTTTCTATAAAAGCACAGCCTTTCATCAGCCTTCCAGCTCCTGTTTGTCAGCAGGTATAACACAtacacaccgtgtgtgtgtgtgcttttcttGGACTTTCATCTTTGTTagaaccaatttgagtttttaaccaaacTTTACATTAAGACTACCCTCATAAAAGGTTTATGAATGGCttataatccatccatctattatccaagctgcttatccgagtTCGGGTCGCGGGAtttgggagcctatcccagcagtcagtcacACAGCCTCACACATTCAGTCACAgtcagcctcacagcaagaagctcctgggttcgagccccggggtagtccaacgtcgGGGTCAtctgggggtcatcctctgtgtggagtttacatgttctctccttgtctgcgtgggtttcccccgagtgctccggttttctcccaaagTCCATgtcatgtagatcaggtgaatcggctgtatgaaattgtccctaggtgtgaatgtgttggccctgtgatggcctggcggcctgtccagggtgtctccctacctgccgcccaatgactgctgggactgcTGGCTTAGAATTAGTTTATTAATTCGGTTGTGAACACTTTCTAAATCATTAAGACGCTCTTATTACACATTAGATAAAAAGGGCAACAGTGAcgttgcttgccaaatagtgagcctacATAATATCTGATGAAGGTGGGAGTTTAACATGGTAACTGACAAAGGGACAAGATAAAGAAAGCTAAGCAACTAGCAAGATCTGAGGTGTAACAGAACAGATATATAAGAAGTGCAG
It includes:
- the fam135b gene encoding protein FAM135B, yielding MSEVQGTVEFSVELHKFHNVDLFQRGFYQVRAGLKASPRVPHRLIATTQGSAGECSFTSAGVYEGTVFSRIFQILYRNEEIAVNDCMNFRVHLLLDGDRVEEALSEVDFQLKLDLHFTDNEQQLADIVTVPLISSRTLGLHFHPRRGLHHHVPVMFDYFHLSVISVSIHASLIALHQPLISFARSGKGLWLGKGSPEGSSDPSAMSVENLMFGAGYCKPVISEGSFYVPSENCLQRAHTWHRRLCRLLLVAHRGLRTYYTAMMKEIPQLQQTSVDLEELPVEETLNQLTIELQLQEGHEKVAEQISRDVTQLCSQLTALWSFFLASAVLNPHILSYLAQEHHTLRVRRFSEAYFFTEHPKEMSMTFQEDLINKHGQIAAEVRSSDYLTKMPPLPVECLDIDGDCNSLPIIFEDRYVVSPKTDWVSHVPTLAATNERTSSDSFIISACQGPESVQDNDSPAKPQDTPDSKDCMDLPAYVSPVGEQGRSCTSNRGTESLEPSQTELVAEEEPEEQAQLGESFTSGPRYITVRPSDVDPYRGEAVVVLPPNHHPLTDSNTPNSTDASPLHRGKGDTTELCDAVEVLRHNNTGSNECNDEESDIAMPLTHSMDDESEDAPPCSLPIAHAHPVTAPFSGDLRKELTHRGGLVCPKIMKRSSSVISDSGIESEPSSVTWPVEAVLRGHPPRDFSSEHEIPQRMVRRHPVHRSFLEGLQMESHGSLPSGGIQASLTSISSLPYEEDQQQQKLSKLTKSVSAPQISSPEEPEQGQEVLNQQLKTESLLQQQGASGTTGSSLERIQEGKQSDAAPSGEGSAAECSCILKSTVSSDNTRPPECLSETLTMKSVFSGVPKRLLLEQSLEGLHGNRSTVFSSQVESKNYQGENSKVVESADVHLFEVESNQVVDECQNFHQIPLLDLESKECLDRSQTPPQPEHISKNTNTTQRPSDLTGLVTNEVVSPADLNGLPTNHREPPVNCQNKPSKIPNSGLAFMNKKVVEVVNMSVSCAPTCLPFSSVLRDSPSVSGISARQAVSPITHQPLGSFGIISSSSLSVMSTDDEANERMLNFYKAKEELMKELSFQASLYSDLPLLASDVPYFPPEEEDEEFDDGIHLVVCVHGLDGNSADLRLVKTFIELGLPGSRLDFLMSERNQTDTFADFDSMTDRLLDEIIQHIQLYNLTIGRISFIGHSLGNIIIRSVLTRPRFRCYLPKLHTFLSLSGPHLGTLYNNSTLVSTGLWLMQKLKKSGSLLQLTFRDHADPRKTFLYLLSQKPGLQFFKNVVLVASPQDRYVPFHSARIEMCKTALKDRTTGTVYTEMINNLLQPLAEAKECRLIRQNVFHALPNTANTLIGRAAHIAVLDSELFLEKFFLVAGLDYFK